A region of the Lysobacter sp. K5869 genome:
GGTCCGCCGATGCCAGGACTGTGATCGCACTAACAAAAAAGCGCCGGCCCGATGCGGACGACGCACCGGGCCGGCGGGTTGAATCGGCGGGGAATCGGCGGGCCGGCGTGATGGCTCGATGCGGCAGCAGCGGGCCGGCGCGATGGCTCGAGGCGGGATCAGCGGGCGACGGCGACGGCCGGGACGACGGCGGCGCGCGGCGCGGCGGCCGGGGCGGCGACGACGCGGCGGTTGGCCAGGACCACCCCGGCGAACACCAGCGCCACCGCCGGCAGGAAGCTCCAGCCCAGGCGCTCGTCGAACAGCACCGCGCCCCAGACCACGCCGGTCAGCGCGACCACATAACCCAGCTGGCTGTAGGCGACGCTGTCGGCGATGCGCTGCAGCGCGGCGGCGGCGACGTTGGCGGCCAGGGTCACCAGCACCATCGCCAGCAGCAGCGGCCACACCGTGGCGATCCGCGCGGCGCTGCCTTCCAGCTCGCTGCCGGCCAGCAGCGGCAGCACCGCCACGGCCTGGACCAGCATGGTGCCGGCGGTCGACATCGGCGCGCTGAGCCCGGTCGGCCAGCGGCGGCTGCGGTAGACGTTGCCGATCGCCAGCAGCACCGGCACGCCCAGGGCCGCGCCCAGCGCCAGCGCCTGTTCCGGTTCCACCGACTGCGCGCGCGGCGCCAGCACCAGCAGGACGCCGATCAGGCCCAGCGCGGTGCCGGCCAGCGCGGTCGGGGTCGGCCAGCGGCGTTCGACCAGGGCGTTGAACAGCGAGGTGAACATCGGCGACAGGGTCACCACCACGGTGAAGATGCCGGCCGGGATCCGCGCCAGCACCCAGTTGCCGACCAGGGCCGAGCCGGTCACCGCGATCAGGCCGGCGATGCCGTAGAAGCGCAGCGCGGCCGGGTCCAGCGGCAGGCGCTGGCCGCGGCCGCGCAGCACGGCCAGGATCAGCCCGGCGGCGCCGGCGGTCTGCACGAAGGAAACGATGAACGGGTTCAGCCCGGTGCTCAGCAGGAGCTTGCTGAGCACGAAGATGGCGCCGACCAGGCTGCCGGCGGTCAGGGTCAAAACGAGGCGCAGTGCGGTGGCGTTCATGGCGGCGGGGCGCGGGAGCAGTGAGGACGCGCTCAGATTAGGCGTCGCCGGCGCGCGGATAATCGGCCTCGGAGTGGCTAAACTGTTTCCCTATGTCAACAATCCTGCTGCAGAAGCTGCCGGTGCCCGACCTCGCCGGCCTGCTCGCCTTCGTTCGCGTCGCCGAACTCGGCAGCTTCGTCCGCGCCGCCGACGCGCTGGGGCTGTCCAAGGCGGCGGTGAGCAAACAGGTCTCGGCGCTGGAACGCCGGCTCGGCGCCCAGCTGCTGCACCGGACCACGCGCCGGCTCAGCCTGACCGAAGCCGGGCAGGCCTATCTGCGCCACGCCCAGAGCGCCTTCGCCGAGGCGCGCGCGGCCGAGGACGCGGTCGCCGGCACCCACGCCGCGCCGCAGGGACGGCTGCGGGTGTCGGCGCCGATGACCTTCGGCGCCCTGCACGTGGCGCCGTGGCTGGCCGGTTTCCTTGCGCGTTATCCACAGGTCGATCTGGACCTGCAGCTCGACGACCGCGAGCACGATCTGGTCCAGGGCAGTTTCGATCTGGCGATCCGCCTGGGTCGATTGGAGGCTTCGAGCTTGGTCGCGCGCACGATCGCCTACAGCCGGGTGGTGGTCTGCGCCTCACCGGCTTATCTGGAACGCGCCGGCCGCCCGCAGCGCCCCGACGAACTCGGCGCGTACGACTGCCTGCACTTCACCTTGTCGGCGAGCGGCCGCACCTGGAGCTTCGCCCGCGGCGCCGAGCTGGTGCGGGTGGCGCTGGGCGCGCGCCTGGACGCTAATTCCAGTCTGGCGTTGAAGGCGGCGGCGCTGGCCGGCGCCGGGATCGTGCGCGTGCCCGAGTTCGCGGTCGCGCGCGAGCTGGCCGACGGCGCGCTGGTGCGCGTGCTGCCGGATTGGGAGCTGCCCGGCCTGGACGTGCACGCGGTCATGCCCGAGCGGCGCTACGTGCCGGCCAAGGCGCGCGCCTTCGTCGAGCATCTGGTCGAAGCCTGGATGGGCGGCGGCGGTTGGAGCGACGCGGCGTCGCTGCAGCCGCGCCCGCCGGCCGCGCATCTCAGAAGCTGAGACTCACGTGGTTAGACTAATGGCCCATAACCGCACCTCGAACGTGGATCGCCGCCGCGCCGCGCGCGCCCGCGTTCGCCGTTCCGCCCGCCGCCGCACCGGCTCCGACCGAGCGACCCGATGCCCCTGACCGCCGCCCTCGTTTCCATCGCGTTCGCGCTGCTGATCGGCGCCGTCCTGGCGTGGCTGCTGGCCCGCGCCGGCGCCGCGCGCGCGCAGGAGGCCGCGCGCGCCGAACTCGGCGCCCAGCTCAACACGGCCAACACCGAGCGCGCCCAACTGGCCGAGCGCTGCGCGCGCATTCCCGAACTGCAGGCGCGGCTCGACGAACTCGACGCGCAGCGCCACCAACTGGTGCGCGACGGCGGCGTGCTGCGCGAAGCCATCGGCCGCAGCGGCGCCGAACTCGACAAGGAACAGCAAGCCTTGCAGCGCCTGCGCATGGAGTTCGAACAGCTCGAACGCGAGCGCGACGCGCTGGCCGGCGAGCTCAACCAGCGCAAGATCGAACTCGGCCGCATGGCCACCCAACTCGAAGCCGAGCGCGGCCAGGCGCAGGAAAAGATCGCCCAGCTGCGCGAGGTGCGCGACGAACTCAGCGCGCAGTTCCGCAACCTCGCCAACGAGATCCTGGAAGAGAAGAGCCGCCGCTTCACCGAGCAGAACCGCAGCCACCTGGGGCAGTTGCTCGACCCGCTGCAGCAGAAGCTGGCCGAATTCCAGACCCGGGTGGAAACCGTCTACGACAACGAAACCCGCGACCGCACCGCGCTGGGCGAGCAAGTGCGCCAGCTGATGGCGCTCAACCAATCGCTCAGCGAAGACGCCAAGAACCTCACC
Encoded here:
- a CDS encoding LysR family transcriptional regulator — its product is MSTILLQKLPVPDLAGLLAFVRVAELGSFVRAADALGLSKAAVSKQVSALERRLGAQLLHRTTRRLSLTEAGQAYLRHAQSAFAEARAAEDAVAGTHAAPQGRLRVSAPMTFGALHVAPWLAGFLARYPQVDLDLQLDDREHDLVQGSFDLAIRLGRLEASSLVARTIAYSRVVVCASPAYLERAGRPQRPDELGAYDCLHFTLSASGRTWSFARGAELVRVALGARLDANSSLALKAAALAGAGIVRVPEFAVARELADGALVRVLPDWELPGLDVHAVMPERRYVPAKARAFVEHLVEAWMGGGGWSDAASLQPRPPAAHLRS
- a CDS encoding DMT family transporter, whose product is MNATALRLVLTLTAGSLVGAIFVLSKLLLSTGLNPFIVSFVQTAGAAGLILAVLRGRGQRLPLDPAALRFYGIAGLIAVTGSALVGNWVLARIPAGIFTVVVTLSPMFTSLFNALVERRWPTPTALAGTALGLIGVLLVLAPRAQSVEPEQALALGAALGVPVLLAIGNVYRSRRWPTGLSAPMSTAGTMLVQAVAVLPLLAGSELEGSAARIATVWPLLLAMVLVTLAANVAAAALQRIADSVAYSQLGYVVALTGVVWGAVLFDERLGWSFLPAVALVFAGVVLANRRVVAAPAAAPRAAVVPAVAVAR